From one Bacillus sp. Marseille-P3661 genomic stretch:
- the ureC gene encoding urease subunit alpha — MKLTRSQYASLYGPTTGDQVRLADTDLWIEIEKDYTVYGDECVFGGGKVLRDGMGQNSTRTRNEGVLDLILTNALIVDYTGIVKADIGIKDGRIVAIGKGGNPDIMEGVHPNMIVGASTEVIACEGRIVTAGGIDAHIHFISPQQIDTAISSGVTTMIGGGTGPATGTNATTCTPGEWNIARMLETAEEFPVNLGFLGKGNASSPEPLREQVEAGAIGLKLHEDWGTTPATISQCLSVADEMDVQVAIHTDTLNEAGFLEDTVKAIGDRVIHTYHTEGAGGGHAPDIMKIASYPNVLPSSTNPTRPFTVNTIDEHLDMLMVCHHLDHNVQEDVAFADSRIRPETIAAEDILHDLGVISMISSDSQAMGRVGEVIMRTWQTADKMKKQRGLLEEDLESDADNTRVKRYIAKYTINPALTHGISHEIGSLEPGKFADIVVWDPQFFGVKPELVLKGGMISYAQMGDPNASIPTPQPVFNRPMFGSFGNAKYSTSFTFISQAAYDKKIPEQLGLKKKIGVVKNCRNLGKKDLPYNSETPEIDINPETYEVKVDGKRITCEPLKEVALAQRYFLF, encoded by the coding sequence ATGAAACTAACTCGTTCACAATATGCTAGCTTGTATGGCCCTACTACAGGAGATCAAGTTCGTTTAGCTGATACAGATCTATGGATCGAAATTGAAAAGGATTATACGGTTTACGGCGATGAATGTGTATTTGGTGGAGGGAAGGTTCTGCGTGATGGAATGGGGCAAAATAGTACCCGAACTCGTAATGAAGGTGTATTAGATCTTATTTTAACAAATGCATTAATTGTCGATTATACGGGAATTGTGAAAGCTGATATCGGGATAAAGGATGGGCGCATTGTAGCCATAGGGAAAGGCGGAAATCCCGATATTATGGAGGGTGTTCATCCTAACATGATTGTTGGCGCATCTACCGAAGTAATTGCTTGTGAAGGTAGAATTGTCACTGCTGGAGGCATTGATGCACATATTCATTTTATTAGTCCGCAGCAGATAGATACTGCTATTTCTTCAGGTGTCACTACGATGATTGGCGGTGGTACTGGACCGGCAACGGGTACGAACGCGACGACATGTACACCTGGTGAATGGAATATTGCTAGAATGCTAGAGACTGCTGAGGAATTTCCAGTTAATCTTGGTTTTTTAGGTAAAGGAAATGCCTCATCACCAGAGCCGCTCCGTGAACAAGTAGAAGCTGGAGCAATTGGCTTAAAGCTACACGAGGATTGGGGAACAACACCGGCAACGATTAGTCAGTGCTTGAGTGTTGCAGATGAAATGGATGTGCAAGTTGCAATTCATACAGATACATTAAATGAAGCCGGCTTTTTAGAGGATACGGTTAAAGCGATTGGTGATCGAGTCATTCATACATACCATACAGAAGGGGCTGGCGGCGGACATGCACCTGATATCATGAAAATTGCCTCTTATCCTAATGTCCTTCCATCATCAACCAATCCAACGCGTCCATTTACAGTCAACACAATCGATGAGCATTTAGATATGCTGATGGTTTGTCATCATCTTGACCATAATGTTCAAGAGGATGTGGCATTTGCTGATTCGAGAATTCGGCCTGAAACAATAGCAGCAGAGGATATTTTACATGACTTAGGTGTAATTAGTATGATTTCTTCCGACTCACAAGCAATGGGTCGAGTGGGCGAGGTGATCATGCGCACGTGGCAAACTGCGGATAAAATGAAAAAGCAACGCGGGCTACTTGAAGAGGATCTGGAATCGGATGCTGATAATACGCGTGTTAAGCGATACATTGCAAAATATACAATCAATCCTGCGCTTACTCATGGAATTAGTCATGAAATCGGTTCGCTTGAACCTGGGAAATTTGCGGATATTGTTGTATGGGATCCTCAGTTCTTTGGAGTAAAACCAGAGCTAGTGTTAAAGGGCGGAATGATTAGTTATGCGCAAATGGGCGATCCAAATGCCTCCATTCCAACACCGCAGCCGGTTTTTAACCGCCCGATGTTCGGTTCATTTGGCAATGCAAAATACAGCACGTCTTTCACATTTATCTCACAGGCTGCTTATGATAAGAAAATTCCTGAACAGCTCGGGCTAAAAAAGAAAATTGGCGTTGTTAAAAATTGTCGTAATCTTGGAAAAAAGGATTTGCCATATAATAGTGAAACACCAGAAATCGACATAAATCCGGAGACATATGAAGTGAAGGTTGATGGAAAAAGAATTACATGTGAACCGCTTAAAGAAGTAGCGTTAGCGCAGCGGTATTTCTTATTTTAA
- the urtD gene encoding urea ABC transporter ATP-binding protein UrtD, with product MLSNQSQTILESKNITVDFSGFKAISNLDFKVMNNKVHFLIGPNGAGKTTLLDVICGKTQVTDGKVLFKGKQNLTKMKEYKIVHKGISRKFQAPSIFHELTVYENLMIAMKQDKSLLATIKAVVNGRQQQELEKMLNLIGLMDAKDQKAGSLAHGQKQWLEIAMVLVQDPALVLLDEPIAGMSKTEREKTGQMIREIAKDRTVLIVEHDMDFVRKYADVVTVMHDGKLLCQGTMAEVQSDPRVHEVYLGKKGGQ from the coding sequence ATGCTAAGCAACCAGAGTCAGACCATTCTCGAGTCGAAAAATATTACGGTTGATTTTAGTGGCTTTAAAGCCATTAGTAATCTCGATTTTAAAGTAATGAATAATAAAGTTCATTTTTTAATAGGTCCCAATGGAGCGGGGAAAACGACGTTGCTCGACGTAATCTGTGGTAAAACCCAGGTAACAGACGGAAAGGTACTTTTTAAAGGTAAACAAAATTTAACAAAAATGAAAGAATATAAAATTGTTCATAAAGGAATTTCGCGTAAATTTCAAGCACCGTCCATTTTTCACGAATTAACAGTCTACGAAAATCTCATGATTGCGATGAAACAGGATAAAAGTTTACTAGCAACAATTAAGGCAGTTGTGAATGGCCGCCAACAGCAGGAACTAGAAAAAATGCTAAATTTAATTGGATTAATGGATGCCAAAGATCAAAAAGCTGGGTCATTAGCGCATGGCCAAAAACAATGGCTGGAAATAGCGATGGTATTGGTTCAAGATCCTGCGCTCGTGCTTTTAGATGAACCGATTGCAGGTATGTCTAAAACTGAGCGTGAAAAAACCGGACAAATGATTCGTGAAATAGCTAAGGATCGAACCGTTTTAATTGTTGAGCATGATATGGATTTTGTTAGGAAATATGCAGATGTTGTAACGGTTATGCATGATGGTAAATTACTATGCCAGGGTACAATGGCAGAAGTTCAAAGTGATCCTCGTGTACATGAAGTGTATCTGGGCAAAAAGGGGGGGCAATGA
- a CDS encoding DUF4023 domain-containing protein: MKSTQEFLADLHDRQAKDERNRKKGKGHPMDRLPNKQHSQAKGN, translated from the coding sequence ATGAAAAGCACACAGGAATTTCTAGCAGACTTACATGATAGACAGGCAAAGGATGAAAGAAATAGAAAAAAAGGCAAAGGCCATCCGATGGATCGTTTACCTAATAAGCAGCACAGCCAAGCGAAGGGGAATTAG
- the ureA gene encoding urease subunit gamma gives MKLSPVEMEKLFIFMAGELAQKRKDKGIKLNYPESIAIISCYLLEGAREGKTVAQLMQEGKKVLTADDVMEGIPEMIESVQIEATFPDGTKLVTVHQPIV, from the coding sequence GTGAAACTTTCTCCAGTTGAGATGGAAAAATTGTTTATTTTTATGGCGGGAGAGCTGGCGCAAAAGCGAAAAGATAAAGGGATAAAACTTAATTATCCAGAATCAATCGCAATTATCAGCTGTTATCTTCTTGAAGGTGCACGTGAAGGAAAAACAGTTGCACAGCTTATGCAGGAAGGCAAAAAGGTGTTAACAGCAGATGACGTTATGGAAGGAATTCCTGAAATGATTGAAAGTGTTCAAATCGAAGCAACCTTTCCGGATGGAACAAAACTTGTAACCGTACATCAGCCGATTGTTTAA
- a CDS encoding urease subunit beta produces the protein MIPGEYRLKSGEIECNYGRKTTRLMVSNTGDRPVQVGSHFHFAEVNRDLSFSRQAAIGMRLNIAAGTAERFEPGEEKEVDLVEIAGNKRVYGLNNLTSGSILEKESIETRIKQEGFKGVGE, from the coding sequence TTGATTCCAGGAGAATATCGCTTAAAGTCTGGTGAAATAGAGTGTAATTATGGACGGAAGACTACGAGACTTATGGTTTCAAATACTGGTGATCGTCCTGTTCAAGTAGGTTCCCATTTTCATTTTGCTGAAGTAAATAGAGACTTATCTTTTTCACGGCAAGCAGCAATTGGGATGCGCTTAAATATTGCGGCAGGTACAGCGGAACGGTTTGAACCAGGAGAAGAAAAAGAAGTAGATTTAGTAGAAATTGCAGGAAATAAACGGGTATATGGTCTTAATAATCTTACAAGTGGCAGTATTCTTGAAAAAGAAAGTATTGAAACACGTATTAAGCAAGAAGGATTTAAAGGAGTTGGAGAATAA
- the urtC gene encoding urea ABC transporter permease subunit UrtC, whose translation MEKKMNSLIFNQKYLLLGIFIVLLLAPLFLSDFRLNLLGKFLAFAILVVGLDLLWGYTGVLSLGHGIFFGFGAYAMAMYLKLDASGGKLPDFMQWSGMQELPWLWVPFQNPVLAIALGILIPFIIAAFLGYLTFRNRINGVYFTILSQALVVVVVTLFVGQQSLTGGTNGLTGFTNIFGFSLASQSTQTAIYIITAIVLALVFIASKKLVSGRLGQVLIGIRDGENRLRFLGYDPSIFKTFIYALSAGIAGLAGMLFVLQVGIISPTMMGIIPSIEMVLWVALGGRGTLIGPILGAVIVNGGKTAFSESYPDIWLYFLGLMFVVVVVFLPNGLMGLFKSLKERWTMLYAKQPESDHSRVEKYYG comes from the coding sequence ATGGAAAAGAAAATGAATTCTTTGATTTTTAATCAAAAATATTTGCTGCTTGGTATATTTATTGTCTTACTGTTGGCACCGTTATTTCTATCCGATTTTCGCTTAAATTTGCTTGGCAAATTTCTGGCTTTTGCAATTTTAGTGGTCGGTCTTGATTTGTTATGGGGTTATACAGGTGTATTAAGCCTAGGGCATGGGATTTTCTTTGGTTTTGGTGCTTATGCTATGGCCATGTATTTAAAATTAGACGCATCCGGCGGAAAACTTCCTGACTTTATGCAGTGGAGCGGTATGCAAGAGCTCCCGTGGCTATGGGTGCCGTTTCAAAATCCAGTTCTAGCGATCGCGTTAGGTATTTTGATTCCATTTATAATTGCTGCCTTTCTTGGCTACTTAACATTTAGAAATCGAATTAATGGTGTGTATTTCACGATTCTCTCGCAGGCATTAGTTGTAGTAGTTGTTACTTTATTTGTTGGACAGCAAAGTTTAACAGGAGGCACAAATGGATTGACGGGTTTTACTAACATTTTTGGGTTTTCATTAGCATCACAATCAACGCAAACGGCAATTTATATTATTACGGCAATTGTTCTAGCGCTTGTTTTTATCGCTAGTAAAAAATTAGTTAGTGGCCGATTAGGTCAAGTGTTAATCGGAATTCGAGATGGTGAAAACCGCCTGCGATTTTTAGGCTATGATCCATCAATTTTTAAAACGTTCATTTATGCACTTTCAGCTGGCATTGCGGGTTTAGCTGGGATGCTATTCGTTCTACAGGTTGGAATTATCTCACCAACGATGATGGGAATTATTCCATCTATTGAAATGGTTTTATGGGTTGCGTTAGGCGGGCGTGGGACATTAATTGGTCCGATTCTTGGTGCGGTTATCGTAAATGGAGGGAAAACAGCATTTAGTGAATCATATCCTGACATTTGGTTATATTTCTTAGGTCTTATGTTTGTAGTTGTTGTTGTGTTCTTACCAAATGGCCTAATGGGATTATTTAAAAGCTTAAAAGAAAGGTGGACAATGCTTTATGCTAAGCAACCAGAGTCAGACCATTCTCGAGTCGAAAAATATTACGGTTGA
- the urtB gene encoding urea ABC transporter permease subunit UrtB: MSGTLLTLFNGISLGSILLLIALGLAITFGLMKVINMAHGELIMIGAYVTYVIQNIFLDYAPEQYFDMYFILSIPIAFIVAATIGALLEVSLIRFLYNRPLDSLLATYGVGLILQQLARSIFGAPNVGVQAPSYLNGGLELGNLILPYSRIFILILAFLCLLSIYIYFYRTGNGRRVRAVMQNRQMAECIGVQTRKVDLITFAIGSGFAGIAGCALTLLGPIGPTIGTYYIIDAFMVVVVGGVGALVGAVTGAFGIGIFNTVFEFFTSSTIGKVLVFMLIIAFLQWRPSGLVSSRTRALDD, translated from the coding sequence ATGAGTGGTACTTTATTAACACTATTTAATGGCATTAGTTTAGGTTCAATTCTCTTGCTAATAGCTTTAGGGCTGGCAATTACGTTTGGTTTGATGAAAGTTATCAATATGGCACATGGCGAACTGATTATGATTGGTGCATATGTTACCTATGTTATTCAAAATATTTTTCTTGATTATGCTCCAGAGCAATATTTTGATATGTACTTTATTCTATCGATCCCGATTGCGTTTATAGTCGCCGCAACAATTGGCGCGTTGTTGGAGGTGTCGTTAATACGATTCTTATATAATCGGCCGCTTGATAGTTTGTTAGCTACATATGGTGTCGGGTTAATCCTGCAGCAGTTAGCGAGGTCAATCTTTGGCGCCCCAAACGTTGGTGTTCAAGCGCCAAGCTACTTAAATGGAGGGTTAGAATTAGGCAATTTGATTTTGCCGTATTCGCGTATTTTTATTTTAATTTTAGCATTTTTATGTCTGCTTTCTATTTATATATATTTTTATCGAACAGGGAATGGCCGCAGGGTCAGAGCGGTTATGCAAAATCGACAGATGGCTGAATGCATAGGTGTTCAAACGAGAAAAGTGGATTTAATAACATTTGCTATCGGCTCCGGTTTTGCGGGCATTGCAGGTTGTGCGCTAACCTTACTTGGCCCAATTGGGCCAACAATTGGTACGTATTATATTATTGATGCGTTTATGGTCGTTGTTGTTGGAGGGGTCGGAGCGCTAGTAGGTGCTGTTACGGGTGCATTTGGCATTGGGATATTTAATACAGTATTTGAGTTTTTTACCTCATCTACGATCGGAAAGGTGCTCGTATTTATGTTAATTATTGCCTTTTTACAATGGCGGCCATCAGGGCTAGTAAGCTCTCGTACGCGGGCGCTCGATGACTAA
- a CDS encoding urease accessory protein UreE: MLTKVVLGSIEERDVPHYNREFIELDWDELNKRILRKRTDKGTDIAVSLDKEGPLKVGDILYQDENVQIVVRTKKEKVYVIYPNSMVEMGKVAFELGNRHTPCLISVEEIVVRYDETLVRLFEEVGVKYEQTERRFKQPFKYRGHKH; the protein is encoded by the coding sequence ATGTTAACAAAAGTAGTACTAGGAAGTATTGAGGAGAGGGATGTGCCTCATTATAATCGAGAATTTATTGAGTTGGATTGGGATGAGCTAAATAAACGGATTTTAAGAAAACGTACAGATAAAGGGACTGATATTGCGGTTTCACTTGATAAAGAAGGGCCACTAAAAGTAGGTGATATCCTTTATCAAGATGAAAATGTCCAAATTGTTGTTCGAACAAAAAAAGAAAAAGTATATGTCATTTACCCAAATTCAATGGTTGAAATGGGGAAGGTGGCATTTGAATTGGGCAATCGTCATACCCCTTGTTTAATTTCAGTCGAAGAGATTGTGGTTCGCTATGATGAAACATTAGTACGTCTATTCGAAGAGGTTGGTGTTAAGTATGAGCAAACAGAACGCAGATTTAAACAACCGTTTAAATACAGAGGACATAAACACTAA
- the urtE gene encoding urea ABC transporter ATP-binding subunit UrtE, which produces MLTLENLEVGYGESMVVRDIEINVKDNQVVCLMGRNGVGKTTLVKAVMGILSPKKGRIIYKNEEITKKSPSYRSKQGIGFVPQGREIFPKLTVYENLLIGLEASGSAKKNTISEGIYEYFPILKEFKKRNGGDLSGGQQQQLAIARALVSNPSFLLLDEPTEGIQPNIVAEIQDVIRDIKKKSQTSMILVEQNLDFAKIVADYIYVIDHGSVVYQGAVDEIVDEEVYKYLSI; this is translated from the coding sequence ATGCTTACATTAGAAAATCTTGAAGTTGGTTATGGCGAAAGTATGGTTGTCCGTGATATCGAGATTAATGTAAAAGATAACCAGGTTGTATGCTTAATGGGTCGTAATGGTGTTGGTAAAACAACATTAGTTAAAGCGGTGATGGGGATTCTATCACCGAAAAAAGGAAGAATTATATACAAAAATGAAGAAATAACGAAAAAAAGCCCGTCGTATCGTTCCAAACAAGGCATTGGCTTTGTCCCACAAGGTCGAGAAATTTTCCCGAAGTTGACGGTTTATGAAAATCTTCTAATTGGACTTGAGGCGAGCGGCAGTGCCAAAAAGAATACTATATCTGAGGGCATTTATGAATATTTTCCGATATTAAAAGAGTTCAAGAAGCGAAATGGCGGCGATTTAAGTGGTGGACAACAACAGCAACTTGCAATTGCAAGGGCGCTTGTATCTAATCCATCGTTTCTATTGCTAGATGAACCAACGGAAGGAATTCAGCCGAATATTGTCGCTGAGATCCAAGATGTTATTCGTGATATTAAAAAGAAGTCACAGACGTCGATGATTCTTGTCGAACAAAATTTAGATTTTGCAAAAATTGTAGCAGATTATATTTATGTTATTGATCACGGTTCTGTTGTTTATCAAGGGGCTGTAGATGAAATTGTAGATGAGGAAGTTTATAAATATTTAAGTATATAA
- the urtA gene encoding urea ABC transporter substrate-binding protein: MRFKQLFFVLIIAAFVMVMTACSGGANEASAPQEGTTASDSGSSTETTSESGDVIEVGILHSLSGTMAISETSVHDAELLAIKEINANGGVLGKQVKPIIEDGASDWPTFAEKAKKLLQQDQVATIFGGWTSASRKAMLPVVEENNGLLWYPVQYEGMESSPNIFYTGAAPNQQIVPAVEWLLENRGTKFYLLGSDYVFPRTANAAIKAQLAAQGGELVGEEYTPLGHTDYNTVIAKIKSEQPEVIFNTLNGDSNVAFFKQLKDAGITAEDMTVLSVSVAEEEVRGIGAGVIAGHLTSWNYYQTTDTPENAKFVEAYKAEYGEDRVTADPIEAGYFGVYLWAAAVEKAGTTEVEAVKEAAKGLEFNAPGGLVKVDGDNQHVYKTVRIGEVQEDGQIKELWNSGEPVKPDPYLKGFEWASGLSAE; the protein is encoded by the coding sequence ATGAGATTTAAACAGTTATTCTTTGTTTTAATCATTGCTGCTTTTGTAATGGTTATGACTGCATGTTCAGGTGGAGCCAATGAAGCGTCTGCACCGCAAGAGGGAACAACAGCATCTGATAGCGGGAGTTCTACAGAAACAACTTCAGAGAGTGGTGATGTAATTGAAGTTGGGATTTTACATTCATTAAGTGGAACTATGGCAATTAGTGAAACATCTGTGCATGATGCTGAATTATTAGCTATTAAAGAAATAAATGCAAATGGTGGTGTACTAGGAAAACAAGTTAAACCGATTATTGAAGATGGTGCCTCAGACTGGCCCACATTTGCTGAAAAAGCAAAGAAGTTATTACAGCAGGATCAAGTGGCCACTATTTTTGGAGGCTGGACATCTGCTAGCCGAAAAGCAATGTTACCGGTTGTAGAGGAAAATAACGGATTGTTATGGTACCCGGTTCAATATGAAGGTATGGAAAGCTCACCTAATATTTTTTACACAGGTGCAGCACCCAACCAACAAATTGTACCAGCTGTAGAATGGCTTTTAGAAAACCGTGGTACAAAATTCTACCTTTTAGGTTCTGACTATGTGTTCCCAAGAACAGCTAACGCAGCCATTAAAGCTCAATTAGCTGCACAAGGCGGCGAACTAGTCGGTGAAGAATATACCCCGCTAGGTCATACTGATTACAATACTGTCATTGCAAAAATCAAGAGTGAACAACCTGAAGTAATTTTTAACACATTGAATGGAGATAGTAACGTTGCTTTCTTTAAGCAATTAAAAGATGCAGGCATCACTGCAGAAGATATGACTGTCCTATCTGTAAGTGTCGCAGAAGAAGAAGTTAGAGGTATTGGTGCTGGTGTAATTGCCGGTCATTTAACGAGCTGGAATTACTACCAGACAACAGATACACCTGAAAATGCCAAGTTTGTTGAGGCGTATAAAGCTGAATATGGGGAGGATCGTGTAACAGCTGATCCAATTGAAGCTGGATATTTCGGGGTATATTTATGGGCTGCTGCAGTTGAAAAGGCTGGCACAACTGAAGTTGAGGCAGTGAAGGAAGCGGCCAAAGGATTAGAATTTAATGCTCCAGGAGGTCTTGTAAAAGTAGATGGTGATAACCAACACGTATACAAAACAGTAAGAATTGGAGAAGTACAAGAAGACGGCCAAATTAAAGAACTATGGAACTCAGGTGAGCCTGTTAAACCGGATCCATACTTAAAAGGATTTGAGTGGGCTAGCGGCTTAAGCGCTGAGTAA
- the ureG gene encoding urease accessory protein UreG — translation MKPVRIGIGGPVGSGKTALVERLTREMSDKYNMAVITNDIYTKEDAQFLTKNGVLAPERIIGVETGGCPHTAIREDASMNFEAIAELNRRFLDLDIILLESGGDNLSATFSPELVDGFIYVIDVAEGGDIPRKGGPGVTRSDLLLVNKIDLAPYVEVDLDKMREDAKNARKDRPFVFTNVKKGDGIEQVIEWIRYYMLLEGSEQGENVTVSKE, via the coding sequence ATGAAACCAGTACGAATCGGAATAGGTGGACCTGTTGGTTCAGGAAAAACAGCGCTTGTTGAGAGATTAACTAGAGAAATGTCCGACAAATATAATATGGCTGTTATTACGAATGATATATATACGAAAGAAGATGCGCAGTTTTTAACGAAAAATGGTGTGTTGGCTCCAGAAAGAATTATCGGTGTTGAAACAGGAGGGTGCCCGCATACAGCAATTAGAGAAGATGCGTCGATGAATTTTGAGGCCATTGCGGAATTAAATCGTCGTTTTCTTGATTTAGATATTATTTTATTAGAAAGCGGTGGCGATAACCTTTCAGCAACGTTCAGCCCAGAGCTAGTAGATGGCTTTATTTATGTTATTGATGTAGCAGAAGGTGGCGATATTCCGCGTAAAGGTGGACCAGGAGTAACACGATCCGATTTATTATTAGTAAATAAAATTGATCTTGCACCATATGTTGAGGTTGACCTTGATAAAATGAGGGAAGATGCTAAAAATGCTCGCAAGGATCGACCATTTGTTTTTACGAATGTGAAAAAAGGCGATGGTATTGAACAAGTAATTGAGTGGATTCGTTATTATATGCTTCTTGAGGGAAGTGAACAAGGAGAAAATGTTACAGTTAGCAAGGAATAG
- a CDS encoding urease accessory protein UreD yields MLQLARNRLEETIGAYGKLELVFEHRQQRTKLIDCYQAPPLKASRALYPNHDHQATVFLMESSGGLVAGDLNEYKIHVKEGGSVCLKPQSATKVYPSFNELPSRQSVSIVLEDRAELVWDREEIIPFKDSKFIGSSSVEMRKSSTLLWGEILYPGRDKRGECFLFQECNTHLEVWVEDDCIVYDSLSLNPSKQQLKCIGALEGYNYIGSAWFISPHVENIDEGKLIQELTRTIDHKAGITKLNGNGILVRWLSNSLPLLKREMEKVFKLLK; encoded by the coding sequence ATGTTACAGTTAGCAAGGAATAGACTTGAAGAAACTATCGGGGCTTATGGAAAACTAGAGTTAGTTTTTGAGCATAGGCAACAGCGCACAAAGTTAATTGATTGTTATCAAGCACCACCGCTTAAAGCCAGTCGAGCACTGTACCCTAATCATGACCATCAGGCAACGGTATTTTTAATGGAGTCATCTGGGGGGCTTGTTGCTGGCGATCTAAATGAGTATAAGATTCATGTAAAAGAAGGTGGCTCTGTTTGCTTAAAGCCACAAAGTGCGACGAAGGTTTATCCTTCCTTTAATGAACTGCCAAGCCGTCAATCAGTATCAATTGTGCTAGAAGATCGGGCGGAACTTGTGTGGGACCGCGAAGAAATTATTCCTTTTAAAGATTCAAAGTTCATTGGTAGTAGTTCAGTAGAAATGAGAAAATCCTCAACCTTACTCTGGGGAGAAATCCTTTACCCGGGACGTGATAAACGAGGTGAATGTTTTTTGTTTCAAGAATGTAATACACATCTAGAAGTCTGGGTAGAAGACGATTGTATTGTTTATGATTCACTATCATTGAATCCTAGTAAACAACAGTTAAAGTGCATTGGAGCTCTTGAAGGATATAACTATATTGGTTCTGCTTGGTTTATATCACCTCACGTCGAAAACATTGATGAAGGGAAGTTAATTCAAGAATTAACGCGAACAATCGATCACAAAGCAGGCATAACGAAGTTAAATGGGAATGGTATTTTAGTAAGATGGTTATCGAATAGCTTACCATTACTAAAACGAGAAATGGAGAAGGTTTTTAAACTGTTAAAATAA
- a CDS encoding urease accessory protein UreF, translated as MSKQNADLNNRLNTEDINTNLLYLMHINDSAFPIGSYTHSFGMETYIQSDEIRTKEDLLSFCTVYVCENLLYNDAVFVKKAYENAKNVEWAELVKLEKICDASKSAYESREASKKMGKQFLQSILPVTSFESLQLWKEKIDEKEVKGHYSVIYGMYAVQMGFTIETTLLSFMYSSTVALIHNAVRAIPLGQRAGIEVIHKLIPIITTAAKRAEQLSLQQLSNHAIGIELASMQHQFLHSRLFIS; from the coding sequence ATGAGCAAACAGAACGCAGATTTAAACAACCGTTTAAATACAGAGGACATAAACACTAATCTTCTATATTTAATGCATATTAATGATTCTGCGTTTCCGATTGGCTCGTACACCCATTCGTTTGGGATGGAAACGTATATTCAATCTGATGAAATTCGTACTAAAGAAGATTTGCTGTCTTTTTGTACAGTTTATGTTTGCGAAAATCTATTATATAACGATGCGGTTTTTGTAAAAAAAGCATATGAAAATGCGAAAAATGTTGAATGGGCTGAACTTGTTAAGCTAGAAAAGATTTGCGACGCCTCGAAAAGTGCTTATGAATCAAGAGAAGCTAGTAAGAAGATGGGAAAGCAATTTCTCCAGTCAATTTTGCCTGTCACATCATTTGAGTCATTACAGTTATGGAAAGAAAAGATAGATGAAAAAGAGGTTAAAGGTCATTATTCAGTGATTTATGGGATGTATGCGGTTCAAATGGGTTTCACAATAGAAACTACACTTTTATCGTTTATGTATTCTTCTACCGTAGCACTCATCCATAATGCTGTGAGGGCAATTCCACTTGGTCAGCGGGCAGGTATTGAAGTCATTCATAAGCTTATCCCAATTATAACAACAGCTGCGAAGAGGGCTGAACAGCTATCGTTGCAGCAACTCTCCAATCACGCGATTGGTATTGAGTTAGCTTCCATGCAGCACCAATTTTTACATTCAAGATTATTTATTTCATAA